The genomic region CAACCCCCTCCTGGCTACATTCTGTATGCATTTAATTTAAAAGGGTCCTTCAAACATGAGACCATCCCATATTTATTGAACAAAGTAACTTATTCCCACCAGCAAAAGGCAAGGATAATTATACATGTTCAGAATGGTTAAAATTAACATAAGAAGGAGGAGGTTTGTTATCTGAATATCCATCTCAGCAGCATAATTCTGTTCTATTAGTTACAACCATTTCCTGACTCAGTCAAACTCTTCTTTAGTGCAGCGGGAGTGACAACTGGCAGTTTATTAGCACACTGATAACATTTATCCTGCTGCTGAATATCTTGTTGTGGAATATCACCACACCATATGGCAGAGACCTTGCATCCCAGAGGCACGTACTTGAGACAACATCATACCAGGCTCTTGAGTGAATTTAGATGCGGCAATTATGCAAATAATTCAATGACGAGCACTAACAATGAGCATCTCTGTTCGGAAAATGCTGCGAAAAtaagttgtttttttaagcaaccATTCTCATAAATCTGTGCAGCAACAAAGCAAAGATAAGAAACGAACCAATATTTATTACActtaagaaaaatgttttttggaAAGGGGTGGGGCTGGAGGACAAAGAAAGCCATGCTCCTGAAATATCACGCACAACAAACAGCTTAGAAAAAACAAAGGGTCGGATACAAAACACTATGAGTGTAATGGACAGCACTGAGCCTATCCCCTGCCTCCAATACCGCACTtcctgctgcaactcctgcatGGAAAGCAAAGAGTTGGTGCCTGAAAGCATTAAGGAGAATCAGCAGAAGTCATTTCTCCCCATTCCTGAGCTCATCagaattcaaattcagctaattACACCAACTTTAGTCAATGCTGGGAAAGCATCTCTCTGCACTCTACAATCAAATCAGCTTCTTAAAAGTTCATACCAACATCAGTTGTAAGCATCCCTCATTTCCTCAAAAGGCACTTTCTGTTCTCAAATATGCAGAACACTAGCCCCCATTTATGCAAATGAAGATAATTATGTGACAATTTCAGATACtaagaagcaaaatggaccatTACGAATAACGTTCTCCACTGTACTGTGCTGGGAAACAGCTTTTAATTTTCCAGTGCCTAATTGAATAATTTAACAGGTAAAGTGATTTCCAGACATCTTCCCATTCAGGTATTAGCCATGTTACCAATAGTGATAGATATATATCCAATGGCATACCGTtttgcagggaacagttcctaAATGCAGCCAATGAAACATAGGAGGGCTGCTCCTCTAGACACCTTATTCCCTTACTAGAATGTACAAAAACTGCTACATTGACTAAAATGCACATATACGGTTGTTGCATGTAATGGGGCACATGACTCAAGGAGAATCAAACAAAGTTGATCCCAGGTTCTTACATGTGAAGATCTGTAGGGGCTTCTGGAGGACCAAGGTGGTTTTATATACAAAAGAAAGGGTCAAGGAATGGGGAACTCTTCAAGCATCCCTCCCCTTAAAGACAGTTACAACATAGCTAGTATTTCATGACAAGTCAAGTTTAACTGTTTTAGAATCAAAAGAAATGTTTCTTAACATGAATATTCTGACATTTTAATCTTTCATAACAATTTGCattttttcaataaaataaaccccaaattaaaaaacttaaaaaataatttatcacATAAATATGATTTTCTACCAATACATTTGATTTCTCTTTTTCACAATCCTTGGCACAATAGATTCCCCTCCACAATAGTCCTTTTTACAAAATTCGTGTAAACATCCACAGGAGAAAAATACAGGCAAGTACTATGCATGATACAATTTGGACAAATAGCACAGCAACATATCTTGCAGTAATGTAGATTTCCGTTTTCCTACAATAAATGCCAAGGTTCTACATGTCTGTGTGATTAAAATGATGGCCGACTTTCTTgggagaccccccacccccctgaacATGATTCACATTTTACTTGTTGAATTTGCTAGGCAACTGTTTTGAGATGGTCTACATTCCTAGATAGCTAGTCGCTGTAACTTTATTTCTTCAGGCAATGGCTGTTCAGCTTCACACAGGGGAAGAGACAGAACAATGCTTGCTTGTTAGTGAATTCGAATGATGGTTTCCATTTCTCAAGACCAAACATGGCATTTGATCTTTTAACGTGCATTATAAAGTCTGTTCTTGATGAAGACTATGCTGGACAGATGTTGTCTGATACCTGGATAATGCTGAATATGGTTAAACCAGCGAGACACATTAATGTATTTCTCCTTTTCCTGAATTGTAAGGGCAGCCTAAACAACAGAAGAAAGAGCTGTTTTATCACCATATAAACACTTACGCAAACTACAGAACACTCAACCCATTAAATCACAAAACATGAAGCTTCACCATTATTAGATctttttatttgatttcattCCCTGTAAGAAAGTTTCTGCACTAACTAATAAAAACAGTGGATCCTTCTACTACTCAGTTTCATTTTTCTTAAGGTTATCACtatcatctttatacagcttttgctGTGTTCAtaatttggctaagggctaagtgggtggagagtgggtggggccagttcgGGTGAAGGGCCAATCCGATtgacccctcaccaggacagcagttctagccaattgggtgagggcacaatctagaacctcaccaggacaggccacaaaggcttctaggccctcaccaggacaggccagaaagccacggggaagcagcaggacaccgtGAGTGAAGACGGAGGCCTTCCTCTCGGGCCTAGGagcacaccgggggggggggggggggctttcaaagcccgttctcacaaatgggctttgaatctagttaaaTATATAAAGTTGGCAACCTGGGTTAATCCAAGTTCTCACTCATGTTAACATTACTGACAATATCCAGCTTGATTATTTTTGCCATTTCTTGTTCTATGAATGCGTCTACTGGTAAAGTCTCTATAAAGCATGAAAGCATTTCAAAAGGTTTAATCATAATGAAATAAAGAATAGGGATGAATCATTACCTCCTCTTAAACTAGTTATTTTAGTTGTTTTAGCTTGATTAAAAATCCTTTTATGCACTTTGAATTTAAATTTCCACATCTACCCATGAAATACAGCAAATCCTGCCATAATACAGAAGGTTGTCAGGAATTAGAAATCACCTCCAATATAACACACATGCGAAATCCTTTGAAACATTATGAACTGAAATTACAATACTTTAGGAATATTTACAGGGATAAATTATCTTCCAAGATTGTAACAATTTTACTCACTATGATGTGGTGCAGTCCATAGTACATTAAGATATCTGCTAAAGTAAAATTGTTGCCAGTCACATATACTTTATCTTCAAGGTATGAATTAAGATCCTAGAAGAAAATACAATTGCTTAAATGTACTGCAAGGGCACAATACCAAAGGATTAATCTCTTCcgtttctctttttcccctctaGCATTTGTGTTCATATGTGCACAGAAAAACAGAGCAACCAAGTGAACAGTATATCTCTGAATATTCCCCAAATTCCCATCTAGCCTGCCCTTTCTGGCCCACCAAGTTATACATGCTGTTGAAGTCTCATAACCTGACTAAGATACAGTGGAAGGCTGCCTAAGAATATAAAAGCCATTCAAACACCTCCCGTTTGCTTGTTATACTATTTGCCAAACAAATCGTGGGTAAAGTACTACTACTATTCAATttgagcatcttgtggcgcagagtggtaaggcagccatctgaaagctttgcccatgaggctgggagttcaatcccagcagccggctcaaggttgactcagccttccatccttccgaggtcggtaaaatgagtacccagcttgctggggggtaaacggtcatgactggggaaggcactggcaaaccaccccatattgagtctgccatgaaaacgctggagggcgtcaccccaagggtcagacatgactcggtgcttgcacaggggatacctttacctttaccttactattcaatttatttcctgccactccctgcaaggctcgtggcaggtaacagcagtcttaacttcccccattaaaactcccactaaaagactttaaaaaattcccaacatgacggaaaataccactctccccctaCCCAATCTAGTGAAAATTTCTCACTACTACTTTGAATGTATTACTGAGGAATTCATTTCCTCTACCTTTAACTTATAAATGTTCATACTACTGAGACCAACTATATATGTGTGCAGGTATGTATTTTAAATCAAGATTGACGAAACGGTACTTTCCCCCCTTGGCCCTCAGGACATTAAAGACACCTTGATCTTAGAGAAGGGGGTAAAATATTGATTCAGCAATGGGGACCAATATATGGAGGTATAATCAATGCATTCAAAAgtaattttaaagattttataatTAATAATCACAATATTAATGAAGCAAGTATCTTAACCAGGCCACTAATTTACAATATGTCCATGGCAAAGATCTAGAATCCAGGGAGAAATATTCTGAgacattttaaaactaattttttaAACTATCTGATGTAATAGGACAAGACAGAGTAATTTAAACATAATTTAGTTTTTATATAttcatgtttttattattttatattatgtaTATTTGGATTTTCTCAACTGTTGTACGCCACCCTGAGACTTCGTGAGAGGGGGCAGACTATAAAcccaattataaaataaataaataaaaacattaaataaatgttcagccttccctagaccaggggggtagtcaacctgtggtcctccagatgttaatggactgcaattcccatgagcccctgccagcaaacgctggcaggggctcatgggaattgcagtccattaacatctggaggaccacaggttgactacccctgccctagaccactTGCCtccatgttttctttctttctatgagAAGCCTGCTCTGTGTGTGCCATCACTTTAACTTTGAACTGCAGAAGGTGAAATCAAAGCTACTCAGAACTATCCAACAGTGGTCCAAAAGTTCCTAGATCTACAGGAGCAATTTAAATGTATAACACCCATGAAAAAAAACCCTAGTTCTTTCAGCAACATCTGCACAAAGatgccattttgttttcctgcAAATGCATTACTGTATGTCTTTAAGGTGTGAAAGTCTGTTAATGATCATGCTATTGTTAATATTGGGAATCACATATTTCTTTCGGTATGCATCAATGCCAAACTGAGCTCACAATAAAAAACGCAACAGGTTAGCTTAGaacaaatctagctgttctattgcagaccTTTGGAAAAGCACTTTCCAAATAAAATCACAGTAGAGTTCAATATCGAAGGGAgtccatagtctgaggaagagtgcttgcactcgaaagctcacgccttgaataaatctttgttggtcccaaaggtgatactggactctgattttattgtgctatttcagaccaacccATCTGAATTGTCACTTTCCAAAGTAATTTATATTGTGAGCGTGCCatgtcatcaccaccaccacctgtgaAGAACATAAGTCAAAGGTGAATGATTATCTAGTAGCTAGTGCCTACTCCTTTTCTTAGAGTACTAACATGAACAGCATTTGATTACCAGAACAGTATATATTAATAATACAAAGTTTGCCATTTTGGCTCACTAggaaacacacaaataaataatacaaaaaaacaaGAAAGCTAATGCCTATTCACCCAGAAGTCCAAACAAATTAAGTTACCTTCAGAATTGTTTTAGTTTCTTCTTTACTGGATTGCTTATCTACTTGTGTTACTCTGTATTCCAGCCACTGCTGaacaattgctttctcttctgCAGTACTCCCAAGCAGCTGGTCCTTTTTTGCTTGTTTGACTAGATGCATGGCTATAGTGGTCAATCCTGTGAGGCTGGGGCCATTGTTTGTCTGTAGTACCGGAATCTGAACAGAGAAAAATTAAGTTGACTCAGCAATACCAACACAGAACAAAAGATGAACTTCTGTAGACCCAAATCTCATCTAAcatagtttctttttttaaaaaaaattataaatccTGATTCTAAATACATATATTGGAAGTCAGTCAATATAAATATCAATGAAGCTTTGTTGTGAACAGGTTTAAGATCAAGGAAAGAAATGATCCTAttgcaacaaaaataaaaactcaTTTAAATATGTCCTCTAAACATTCCTTTAATATTTTGAACAAAACAAAAGGAGGCCTAAAGAAATCCAAGATCAGCTGAGCCAGTACAAGCTGGCTCAATAAATGACACCAATTATGTCTCCACAGACTGCTGCTGCATGTTGATTAAAATATTAGGATTAATTTTAGGTAGAAAACATGCTCCCAATTTGATGAATTCGAATGACATCACATGAATTACTTGCTCAGACATATTCGTTTTTAGAAGCAGGATGTTCCTGGCAGTAGTCACACAATCATACATTAAGCTTATTTCAGGAACAAATAAACAAGAAATATTtcagttgtt from Paroedura picta isolate Pp20150507F chromosome 9, Ppicta_v3.0, whole genome shotgun sequence harbors:
- the EEF1E1 gene encoding eukaryotic translation elongation factor 1 epsilon-1, producing the protein MAAAVGLGQGAEELSLLEKSLGLKKGNKYGSQGERKIPVLQTNNGPSLTGLTTIAMHLVKQAKKDQLLGSTAEEKAIVQQWLEYRVTQVDKQSSKEETKTILKDLNSYLEDKVYVTGNNFTLADILMYYGLHHIIAALTIQEKEKYINVSRWFNHIQHYPGIRQHLSSIVFIKNRLYNAR